A window from Shimia isoporae encodes these proteins:
- the hppD gene encoding 4-hydroxyphenylpyruvate dioxygenase, protein MGPFPHDAPRAEISDYNPAGTDGFEFVEFAHPEPQELRELFARMGYVHVANHKTKAVELWQQGDITYILNTEPGSFAARFVEDHGPCAPSMGWRVVDAQKAYEHAVSKGAEAYDADDKTLDWPAIKGIGGSLIYFTDQYYDTSPFNEEFDWIVTSKPEGDGFFYLDHLTHNVFKGNMDKWFKFYGDLFNFREIRFFDIEGKFTGLFSRALTSPCGKIRIPINEDRGETGQIVSYLKKYNGEGIQHIAVGSDNIYDSTDAIAAKGLKFMPGPNEAYYDQSKERVKDHDEPLDRMKKHGILIDGEGVLNGGETKILLQIFSKTVIGPIFFEFIQRKGDDGFGEGNFKALFESIEQEQINNGEIQAAE, encoded by the coding sequence ATGGGTCCATTCCCGCACGACGCCCCCCGCGCCGAAATTTCCGATTACAATCCTGCCGGAACGGACGGATTCGAGTTTGTCGAATTTGCCCATCCGGAACCTCAGGAATTGCGCGAGTTGTTTGCACGCATGGGCTACGTGCATGTGGCCAACCACAAGACCAAGGCAGTGGAGCTTTGGCAGCAGGGCGACATCACCTACATTTTGAACACCGAACCAGGCAGCTTTGCTGCGCGATTTGTTGAGGATCATGGCCCTTGCGCACCCTCGATGGGCTGGCGCGTGGTGGATGCACAGAAAGCCTATGAGCACGCGGTTTCGAAAGGGGCGGAAGCTTACGACGCGGATGACAAAACTCTGGATTGGCCTGCGATCAAGGGGATCGGCGGCTCTCTGATTTACTTCACTGACCAGTATTATGACACGTCACCCTTCAACGAAGAGTTCGACTGGATTGTCACGTCGAAGCCGGAAGGAGACGGTTTCTTTTACCTCGATCACCTGACTCACAACGTGTTCAAGGGCAACATGGACAAGTGGTTCAAATTCTACGGAGACCTGTTCAACTTCCGCGAAATCCGGTTTTTCGATATCGAAGGAAAATTCACCGGACTGTTCAGCCGCGCACTAACCTCGCCTTGTGGCAAGATCCGAATTCCGATCAACGAAGATCGTGGCGAAACCGGTCAGATCGTCAGCTACCTGAAAAAATACAACGGTGAAGGCATTCAGCACATCGCTGTGGGTTCTGACAACATCTATGACAGTACCGATGCGATTGCTGCCAAGGGTCTGAAGTTCATGCCGGGTCCAAATGAGGCCTATTATGATCAGTCCAAGGAACGGGTGAAGGATCACGACGAACCGCTGGACCGTATGAAAAAGCACGGCATTCTGATCGACGGAGAGGGTGTGCTGAACGGCGGCGAAACCAAGATCCTGCTGCAGATTTTCTCCAAAACAGTGATCGGCCCGATCTTTTTCGAGTTCATTCAGCGCAAAGGCGATGACGGTTTCGGCGAAGGCAACTTCAAGGCGCTGTTTGAGAGCATCGAACAAGAACAGATAAACAACGGTGAAATCCAAGCGGCTGAATAA
- a CDS encoding Lrp/AsnC family transcriptional regulator, with translation MIDDTDLRLLSALQKNAHLTAQELGDLLNLSASQAGRRRQRLEAEGYIESYVAKLNPGRLGLSVQAFVQVHLGTHGPEQSQGFATLIDTRPEIVSAWTLTGDADYLLRAYCEDLSALNRLIHEVLLPHPAVSRVQSQIVMDQLKRDAPLPT, from the coding sequence ATGATTGACGACACCGACTTACGCCTCCTCTCGGCGCTTCAGAAAAACGCTCATTTGACCGCGCAAGAGCTGGGCGACTTGCTCAATCTGTCTGCGAGTCAGGCAGGAAGACGGCGCCAGCGGCTCGAAGCAGAAGGCTATATCGAAAGCTATGTCGCAAAGCTGAATCCCGGCCGTCTTGGTCTTTCCGTCCAGGCCTTTGTGCAGGTGCATCTTGGAACGCACGGTCCCGAGCAATCGCAAGGTTTTGCCACCTTGATCGACACCCGCCCTGAAATCGTAAGCGCGTGGACATTGACTGGAGACGCGGACTATCTACTGCGGGCTTACTGTGAAGATTTGAGCGCTTTGAACCGGCTCATCCACGAGGTGCTTCTGCCGCATCCGGCCGTAAGCCGCGTGCAAAGCCAGATTGTTATGGATCAACTCAAACGCGACGCGCCGCTGCCGACCTGA
- a CDS encoding cation:proton antiporter yields the protein MEHALYTASIFLLTAVIAVPISARLGLGSVLGYLAAGILIGPVLGLVGTHEADELLHYAEFGVVMMLFLIGLELDPRALWAMRDKLVGLGGLQIGLTMAAVLVICIGLGYSLNVAVACGMIFALSSTAIVLQTLSEKGLMQTSGGRSAFSVLLTQDIAVIPMLVILPLFADASLASFAEDGSIKIAGHEHGHDSLSLVDGLPGWGVALVTLGLVAAIVFGGRYLTRPVFRFIHAARLPEMYTALALLIVVGIAFLMSLVGLSAALGTFLAGMLLANSEFRHELESDIAPFKGLLLGLFFIIVGAQIDFSVLVRDPARILSIVLGLIALKAAILFVIGRAFGLRGRSQWLFTLSLAQAGEFGFVLITTATAQNVIPHWIGEELLLVVALSMLATPLLFIIYDQISKGGGEHHETSHQAPDEIDESGPVIIAGIGRFGQIVNRLVRSAGFNTVVLDHNMKTIETMRRFGVKGFFGDPTRPEMLHAAGLAKARVLVVAMDDPEAAITLVNYARRERPDLHIVARVRDRTQVFRMYKAGADDIVREMFDSSLRAGRYVLENIGLTEYEAAQAEHTFFHHDRDAVQELAQLWKEGVSSANNPEYLQRAKELEEELETMLMNQLDPNDEEKQA from the coding sequence ATGGAACACGCACTTTACACGGCAAGTATTTTCCTGCTCACGGCGGTGATCGCTGTCCCGATTTCTGCCCGGCTCGGTCTCGGTTCCGTTCTGGGATACCTTGCCGCTGGTATCCTGATCGGTCCGGTTCTGGGTTTGGTGGGCACGCATGAGGCCGACGAGTTGCTGCACTATGCCGAATTCGGCGTGGTAATGATGCTCTTCCTGATTGGACTGGAACTTGATCCGCGCGCGCTCTGGGCTATGCGCGACAAGTTGGTGGGACTGGGTGGATTGCAGATTGGCCTGACAATGGCCGCCGTTTTGGTGATCTGCATTGGCCTTGGGTATTCGCTCAACGTGGCGGTCGCATGCGGCATGATCTTCGCGCTTTCTTCAACCGCCATCGTACTGCAAACCCTCTCGGAAAAAGGATTGATGCAAACCAGCGGCGGTCGCAGCGCATTTTCGGTTCTGCTGACGCAAGACATTGCTGTGATCCCCATGCTGGTGATCCTTCCGCTGTTCGCTGACGCCTCGCTTGCATCTTTCGCTGAAGACGGGTCCATCAAGATCGCGGGCCACGAACACGGGCACGACAGCCTGTCTCTTGTGGATGGCTTACCCGGTTGGGGCGTCGCTCTGGTCACTTTGGGACTTGTCGCGGCCATTGTTTTTGGCGGACGCTATTTGACGCGGCCCGTGTTCCGGTTCATCCATGCAGCACGCCTGCCGGAAATGTACACCGCACTCGCGCTTTTGATCGTAGTCGGTATCGCTTTCCTGATGTCGCTCGTCGGGCTGTCTGCGGCCCTCGGAACCTTTCTGGCCGGAATGCTTCTTGCGAACTCTGAATTCCGCCACGAACTCGAAAGCGACATCGCGCCTTTCAAAGGGCTGTTGCTGGGCCTGTTCTTCATTATCGTTGGAGCGCAGATCGACTTCTCCGTTCTGGTGCGGGACCCCGCGCGTATTCTCTCTATCGTGCTTGGTCTGATCGCGCTCAAAGCCGCAATCCTATTTGTGATCGGTCGCGCCTTTGGCCTGCGCGGCCGGAGCCAGTGGTTATTTACGCTTTCCCTCGCGCAAGCTGGTGAATTCGGCTTTGTCCTGATCACAACCGCGACGGCACAAAACGTAATCCCACACTGGATCGGTGAAGAATTGTTGCTCGTTGTCGCGCTGAGCATGCTGGCAACGCCTCTCCTGTTCATCATTTATGACCAAATTTCAAAGGGTGGCGGAGAACACCATGAAACCAGCCACCAAGCCCCTGACGAGATCGACGAAAGCGGTCCGGTGATCATTGCAGGGATTGGGCGGTTTGGTCAGATCGTGAACCGGCTGGTGCGCTCGGCAGGTTTCAATACCGTGGTGCTGGACCACAACATGAAAACGATCGAGACCATGCGGCGGTTCGGTGTCAAAGGTTTCTTCGGAGACCCGACCCGCCCGGAAATGCTGCATGCGGCCGGACTGGCCAAGGCCCGGGTTCTTGTTGTCGCAATGGACGATCCGGAAGCGGCAATAACCCTCGTGAACTACGCAAGGCGGGAGCGTCCGGACCTTCACATCGTGGCGCGTGTTCGCGACCGCACGCAAGTGTTTCGAATGTACAAGGCAGGTGCCGACGACATTGTCCGCGAGATGTTCGACAGCTCGCTGCGCGCAGGGCGTTACGTTCTAGAGAACATCGGCCTTACCGAATATGAGGCCGCCCAGGCGGAACACACCTTTTTCCACCATGACCGCGACGCGGTGCAGGAATTGGCTCAGCTCTGGAAAGAAGGCGTATCTTCAGCCAACAATCCCGAATACCTGCAACGGGCCAAGGAACTCGAGGAAGAGCTGGAAACCATGTTGATGAACCAGCTTGACCCCAATGACGAAGAAAAGCAGGCCTAA
- the cobT gene encoding nicotinate-nucleotide--dimethylbenzimidazole phosphoribosyltransferase produces the protein MSADFTTLAEFRAVLAGAPGTDQKAQGEAEARNGQLTKPPGALGRLEDLAIWYAGWRGNPRPQISAPQVIVFAGNHGVTAQGVSAFPAEVTEQMVLNFQHGGAAINQLAKAAGATLDVVALDLERPTADFTQDAAMNEDDVVSALATGWNAVSADSDLLVVGEMGIGNTTSAAAIANALYGGEAADWVGRGTGVDDAGLAIKERVVREGVEKHGNPKGLKALQTLGGRELAAMAGAIARARSLRIPVIMDGFICTSAAATLESELSGALDHVVSGHVSAEAAHGAVLKQLGKEPMLSLGMRLGEGSGAAVAINILKSAVACHSGMATFAEAGVSDG, from the coding sequence ATGTCCGCAGATTTCACAACTTTGGCAGAGTTTCGCGCCGTTTTGGCGGGGGCACCAGGGACTGACCAAAAGGCTCAGGGTGAAGCAGAAGCGCGAAACGGCCAATTGACCAAACCGCCGGGCGCGCTTGGCCGGCTCGAAGACCTTGCGATCTGGTATGCAGGCTGGCGCGGAAATCCGCGCCCGCAAATATCTGCGCCGCAGGTGATTGTGTTTGCCGGCAATCATGGTGTAACCGCTCAGGGCGTATCGGCTTTTCCAGCCGAGGTGACCGAGCAGATGGTGCTGAACTTCCAGCATGGCGGTGCAGCAATCAACCAGCTGGCGAAGGCCGCAGGGGCGACCCTTGACGTCGTGGCGCTTGATCTGGAGCGGCCAACTGCGGATTTCACGCAAGATGCCGCAATGAACGAGGATGACGTGGTGAGCGCTTTGGCGACCGGCTGGAATGCGGTCAGTGCGGATAGTGACCTTTTGGTCGTCGGCGAAATGGGCATCGGCAACACCACGAGCGCGGCCGCGATTGCCAATGCGCTCTATGGTGGAGAAGCGGCAGACTGGGTCGGCCGCGGTACGGGTGTCGATGATGCGGGGCTTGCCATCAAAGAGCGCGTTGTCCGCGAGGGTGTTGAAAAACACGGTAACCCCAAAGGGCTCAAGGCGCTGCAGACACTTGGTGGGCGAGAGCTGGCAGCCATGGCTGGCGCCATAGCCCGCGCGCGTAGCCTTAGAATCCCGGTAATCATGGACGGCTTTATTTGCACCTCCGCTGCCGCCACACTGGAGAGCGAACTCTCTGGCGCCCTTGATCACGTGGTTTCCGGACACGTCAGCGCGGAAGCCGCACATGGTGCGGTTCTGAAACAGCTGGGCAAAGAGCCGATGTTGAGCCTGGGGATGCGTTTGGGCGAAGGCTCCGGCGCAGCGGTCGCGATCAATATCCTGAAATCAGCCGTGGCTTGTCACTCTGGCATGGCAACGTTTGCCGAAGCAGGCGTGTCAGACGGCTGA
- the cobS gene encoding adenosylcobinamide-GDP ribazoletransferase, giving the protein MGASGSDTLLIHPNDPATAVALLTRLPVKARFERSARAAWAYPLAGALLAGLAALPTYGLLLLGIPPMIAAVVFVAAMVIMSGAMHEDGLADTADGLWGGWDKARRLEIMKDSRIGAYGVIALCLSLTLRWLAVAVVLDTSGAFWLLIAVAMLSRAAMPLVMTALPHARTDGLSHAQGRVPRRTALAGLTIATAIAFLLINWLSLPLAALSFLCAALCAATANMKIGGQTGDILGATQQVSEIILLIALLPLVG; this is encoded by the coding sequence ATGGGCGCGTCCGGTTCCGACACGTTACTTATCCATCCAAACGACCCGGCCACGGCTGTGGCTCTGCTGACGCGACTTCCCGTCAAGGCACGTTTCGAACGAAGTGCGCGGGCGGCCTGGGCGTACCCGCTGGCAGGTGCGTTGCTCGCAGGGCTGGCGGCGCTCCCGACCTACGGGCTGCTGTTGCTGGGCATCCCCCCCATGATTGCCGCCGTAGTTTTTGTCGCCGCAATGGTGATCATGAGCGGCGCGATGCATGAAGATGGTCTGGCGGACACGGCAGACGGACTTTGGGGAGGTTGGGATAAGGCTCGACGTCTCGAAATCATGAAAGACAGCCGTATCGGCGCCTATGGTGTGATAGCACTATGCCTGTCGCTGACCCTGCGTTGGTTGGCGGTTGCGGTCGTGCTGGACACGTCAGGCGCTTTCTGGTTGTTGATCGCCGTGGCAATGCTCTCGCGGGCAGCCATGCCACTGGTGATGACTGCCCTACCCCACGCAAGGACTGACGGGCTGTCGCACGCCCAAGGTCGCGTCCCACGCCGAACAGCGCTAGCAGGTCTTACAATTGCCACGGCAATTGCATTCCTGTTGATAAACTGGCTGTCATTGCCGCTGGCGGCGCTGAGTTTTCTCTGTGCCGCGCTGTGCGCCGCAACGGCCAATATGAAAATCGGCGGTCAAACAGGCGACATTCTGGGCGCGACGCAACAAGTGAGCGAGATCATTCTCCTGATCGCGTTGCTGCCGTTGGTAGGCTGA
- a CDS encoding potassium channel family protein has product MDKLKSLVEHLYTGHDRGAVKFRYALIVFDFATIAFFIMTVHLDHGPWLVFISRLTGVIILLDLLARLWVADNPRFLLTRLYTMADIVVIGTLFLDPLLTDSLAFLRVLRGLRLIHSYHLLYDLRQDSRWFRTHEDAVIACINLFVFVTITTTTTLVYFIDETQTNTPYVDALYFTVATLTTTGFGDITLTSPIGKLFSVFVMVVGVALFVRLAQAIFMPQKVVADCHACGLTRHDPDAVHCKHCGEVVKIETKGA; this is encoded by the coding sequence ATGGATAAGCTCAAATCGCTGGTGGAGCACCTTTACACTGGTCATGATCGCGGCGCGGTCAAATTCCGCTACGCTTTGATCGTCTTCGACTTTGCGACAATCGCGTTTTTTATCATGACCGTTCACCTCGATCACGGGCCGTGGCTGGTGTTTATCAGCCGCCTGACCGGAGTGATCATCCTGCTGGACCTGCTGGCCCGTCTTTGGGTGGCCGACAATCCCAGGTTTTTGCTGACCCGGCTCTACACAATGGCGGACATCGTCGTGATCGGGACGTTGTTCCTCGATCCGTTGCTAACCGACAGTTTGGCGTTTCTGCGGGTATTGCGGGGGCTTCGGCTGATACACTCGTACCATCTTCTATATGATCTGCGTCAGGACAGCCGCTGGTTCCGTACGCATGAAGACGCGGTCATTGCATGTATCAACCTGTTTGTTTTTGTGACGATCACGACCACAACGACATTGGTTTACTTCATCGACGAAACCCAAACGAATACACCCTACGTTGATGCGCTATATTTTACTGTGGCGACCCTCACGACGACTGGCTTCGGGGATATCACTCTGACTTCGCCGATTGGCAAGTTGTTCTCTGTGTTTGTAATGGTCGTCGGCGTGGCACTTTTTGTTCGCTTGGCGCAGGCAATCTTTATGCCGCAAAAAGTTGTGGCCGATTGTCACGCTTGTGGACTGACGCGGCACGACCCTGATGCGGTGCACTGCAAGCATTGCGGCGAGGTGGTGAAAATTGAAACCAAAGGCGCTTAG
- a CDS encoding CarD family transcriptional regulator produces MSKAKKNEFSPNDYVVYPAHGVGQIISIEEQEVAGMQLELFVISFEKDKMTLRVPTNKATEIGMRGLSSPDVVSQALKTLKGKAKVKRAMWSRRAQEYEQKINSGDLIAIAEVVRDLHRTDDQREQSYSERQLYEAALERLTREVAAVAGGDEVAAAKQVDDVLVSRAAAA; encoded by the coding sequence ATGAGCAAAGCCAAGAAGAACGAATTCAGCCCGAATGACTACGTGGTCTATCCGGCGCATGGTGTTGGCCAGATCATCTCGATCGAAGAGCAGGAAGTTGCAGGAATGCAGCTCGAGCTTTTCGTGATCTCCTTTGAAAAGGACAAGATGACCCTGCGGGTGCCAACCAACAAGGCGACCGAGATTGGCATGCGTGGGCTGAGCTCGCCTGACGTCGTGAGCCAGGCGCTCAAGACGCTCAAAGGCAAGGCCAAAGTCAAACGCGCCATGTGGTCTCGCCGTGCGCAAGAGTACGAGCAGAAGATCAACTCCGGCGATCTGATCGCGATTGCCGAGGTTGTGCGCGACCTGCATCGCACGGATGATCAGCGCGAGCAAAGCTACTCTGAACGTCAGCTTTATGAAGCCGCCCTTGAGCGTCTGACACGCGAAGTTGCCGCCGTGGCCGGTGGGGACGAAGTCGCAGCAGCCAAGCAGGTTGACGACGTTCTGGTCTCTCGTGCCGCCGCCGCTTAA
- the fdxA gene encoding ferredoxin FdxA, whose translation MTYVVTENCVACKYTDCVEVCPVDCFYEGENFLVIHPDECIDCGVCEPECPADAIRPDTEPDMEKWVEFNRKYSEIWPVIITKKDPLPEADERDGEQGKMEKYFSEAPGEGG comes from the coding sequence ATGACCTACGTCGTCACCGAAAACTGCGTTGCCTGCAAATACACCGACTGTGTGGAAGTATGTCCGGTGGATTGCTTCTATGAAGGCGAGAACTTTCTGGTGATCCACCCCGATGAATGCATCGACTGTGGCGTTTGCGAGCCTGAGTGCCCTGCTGATGCAATCAGACCGGACACAGAGCCGGATATGGAAAAGTGGGTCGAGTTCAACCGTAAGTACTCTGAGATCTGGCCGGTCATCATCACCAAGAAGGATCCTTTGCCGGAAGCCGACGAACGTGATGGTGAACAGGGCAAAATGGAGAAATACTTCTCCGAAGCGCCGGGCGAAGGCGGTTAA
- a CDS encoding RNA-binding S4 domain-containing protein encodes MRVDKWLWQARFFKTRSLSAKVVTGGHLRVNGTKISKASHNVAEGDVLTFPQARQIRVIKVLAMGERRGPASEAQTLYEDLTPKEDPVPRGPGSDGKGRPTKRDRRNLDLMRTTRLED; translated from the coding sequence ATGCGCGTGGACAAATGGCTTTGGCAGGCTCGGTTCTTTAAGACCCGCAGCCTGTCGGCCAAAGTTGTGACCGGTGGGCATTTGCGCGTCAACGGCACCAAAATCTCCAAAGCCAGTCATAACGTTGCGGAGGGCGATGTTCTGACCTTTCCTCAGGCGCGTCAAATTCGCGTGATCAAGGTTCTGGCAATGGGCGAACGGCGCGGTCCGGCGTCCGAAGCGCAAACATTATATGAGGATTTGACCCCGAAAGAGGACCCTGTTCCACGTGGGCCGGGCTCTGACGGAAAAGGTCGTCCGACGAAACGGGACCGCCGTAATCTCGATCTTATGCGCACGACGCGGCTTGAAGATTGA
- a CDS encoding helicase-related protein, translating to MAAHRQITAVLGPTNTGKTHYAIERMLGYRTGVIGLPLRLLAREVYDRIVAVRGPSVVALVTGEERIVPPRTQYWVCTVEAMPEGLGADFVAIDEIQLCADPERGHVFTDRLLRMRGTHETLFLGSDTMRSTIAALVPDSQFMRRERMSTLSYSGSRKISRMQPRSAIVGFSVDNVYAIAELIRRQKGGAAVVMGALSPRTRNAQVDMYQNGDVDYLVATDAIGMGLNLDIDHVAFASTTKFDGRRMRPLAPNELAQIAGRAGRGMSHGTFGVTGEARDLPDEVANAIMEHRFTPVKKLNWRNARLEFGSIDALIRSLEENPDDELLVKAREADDLGALKLVSREAEVVARASDGQSVKLLWDVCRIPDFRGISHAEHASLIEQIFAFLHESGTVADDWLARQVKRIDRTDGDIDALSKRLAFIRTWTYVAQRNGWVRDENHWRGETRAVEDRLSDALHERLTQRFVDRRTSVLLRRLKQKEALLAEVNENGEVTVEGEFVGRLEGFRFIADKEASGQEAKTLKAASLQALAPQFHLRADRFYNAPDTEIDFTEQGGLMWGEHAVGKLVPGADPLKPGVEVFVDDEAGADVAQKVERRLQHFMDRKIAALFEPLLNLSKDEELSGLARGFAFRMVENLGIIPRGEVATEVKELDQDARGALRKHGIRFGQFTIFMPLLLKPAPTRLRLVLWSLAQGLQDFPEAPPPGLVTVPAGTGVPRGYHAMAGYRAAGERAIRIDMLERLADMLRTEDSRGGFEAKADMLSITGMTLEQFADLMQGLGYKAEKGERQKVKAEPETKMDEADSASDASDTEAAPAEAAPEEAPAEEVVAEAEVSESTAEPAETDVEAFYTFTWAGNRQGGNRNARRGGGQGGHRRADNAAGGPRGKGGKPKGKGGPRRDKGAQKFEARPPKKEKAIDPDNPFAAALMGLKNKD from the coding sequence ATGGCCGCACACCGGCAAATCACCGCAGTGCTTGGCCCGACAAACACGGGCAAAACGCATTACGCGATCGAGCGGATGCTTGGCTATCGCACTGGTGTGATCGGCTTGCCTCTTCGCCTGTTGGCGCGGGAGGTCTATGATCGCATCGTTGCCGTGCGTGGTCCGTCTGTCGTTGCGCTTGTAACAGGCGAGGAACGGATTGTTCCGCCGCGCACCCAATATTGGGTCTGCACGGTTGAAGCCATGCCAGAAGGTCTTGGAGCGGATTTCGTCGCAATTGATGAAATCCAGCTGTGTGCGGATCCGGAACGGGGGCACGTGTTTACGGATCGACTGCTCCGAATGCGCGGTACTCATGAAACTTTGTTTCTGGGAAGCGACACCATGCGCAGCACAATCGCGGCGTTGGTGCCTGACTCTCAATTCATGCGTCGTGAGCGGATGTCCACACTGAGTTACTCCGGTTCGCGCAAGATCAGCCGCATGCAACCAAGATCAGCAATTGTCGGCTTTTCAGTCGACAATGTTTACGCAATTGCGGAATTGATCCGCCGCCAGAAAGGCGGTGCAGCCGTCGTCATGGGAGCGCTGTCTCCGCGCACCCGCAATGCGCAGGTCGACATGTATCAAAATGGCGACGTGGACTATCTCGTTGCGACTGATGCCATTGGAATGGGGTTGAACCTCGACATCGACCACGTGGCTTTCGCGTCTACTACCAAGTTTGATGGTCGCAGAATGCGCCCGCTGGCTCCAAACGAACTCGCCCAGATAGCCGGTCGGGCAGGGCGCGGCATGAGCCACGGAACCTTTGGTGTAACCGGCGAAGCGCGTGACCTGCCCGATGAAGTTGCCAATGCGATCATGGAGCATCGGTTTACGCCTGTTAAGAAACTGAATTGGCGAAACGCCCGCTTGGAATTCGGATCGATCGACGCGCTGATCCGGTCATTGGAAGAAAACCCGGACGACGAGTTGCTGGTGAAAGCACGGGAAGCGGACGATCTGGGGGCATTGAAACTTGTGTCCCGCGAAGCCGAAGTCGTGGCACGGGCGAGCGACGGACAATCCGTCAAGTTGCTTTGGGATGTTTGCCGAATCCCGGATTTTCGCGGGATCAGCCATGCGGAGCACGCGAGCCTGATCGAGCAAATTTTCGCCTTTTTGCACGAAAGCGGTACGGTTGCAGACGACTGGCTGGCGCGGCAGGTCAAGCGGATCGACAGAACAGACGGCGATATCGATGCCTTGTCCAAGCGATTGGCATTTATCCGCACATGGACCTATGTCGCGCAGCGGAATGGCTGGGTACGTGACGAAAACCATTGGCGCGGGGAGACTCGCGCTGTAGAAGATCGCCTGTCGGATGCGCTACACGAGCGCCTGACTCAAAGATTTGTGGACCGGCGCACGTCCGTTCTTTTGCGCCGGCTCAAACAGAAGGAGGCCCTTTTGGCCGAAGTAAATGAAAATGGTGAAGTGACCGTCGAAGGAGAATTTGTCGGTCGCCTCGAAGGGTTCCGCTTTATTGCGGATAAGGAAGCAAGCGGGCAGGAAGCCAAAACGCTGAAAGCTGCGAGCCTGCAGGCTCTTGCGCCGCAGTTCCACCTGCGCGCGGACAGATTTTATAACGCACCTGATACTGAGATCGATTTTACCGAACAAGGCGGCCTGATGTGGGGCGAGCATGCCGTTGGCAAGCTGGTTCCCGGCGCCGACCCGCTTAAGCCGGGGGTTGAAGTTTTCGTGGACGACGAAGCCGGCGCAGATGTGGCGCAAAAGGTAGAGCGCCGTTTGCAGCACTTTATGGATCGCAAGATCGCGGCCCTGTTTGAACCGCTTCTCAATCTCAGCAAAGATGAAGAACTGTCAGGGCTTGCCCGGGGCTTTGCCTTCAGAATGGTCGAAAATCTCGGCATCATCCCGCGCGGCGAAGTCGCAACGGAAGTCAAAGAGCTTGATCAGGATGCGCGCGGAGCCCTGCGTAAGCATGGCATTCGTTTTGGCCAATTCACGATCTTTATGCCTTTGCTGCTCAAACCCGCTCCGACGCGGTTGCGTCTGGTCCTTTGGTCTCTGGCTCAGGGTTTGCAGGATTTTCCCGAAGCGCCGCCTCCGGGTTTGGTGACGGTACCCGCTGGCACAGGGGTTCCGCGTGGGTATCACGCAATGGCAGGCTATCGCGCGGCGGGCGAGCGGGCGATCCGCATCGATATGCTGGAGCGTCTGGCGGATATGCTGCGCACCGAGGACAGCCGGGGTGGCTTTGAAGCCAAGGCGGACATGCTATCGATCACGGGCATGACCTTGGAGCAGTTCGCTGACCTGATGCAGGGCCTTGGCTACAAGGCTGAAAAAGGCGAGCGCCAAAAGGTCAAAGCGGAACCGGAAACCAAGATGGACGAAGCGGATTCCGCGTCGGATGCGTCGGATACTGAGGCAGCCCCTGCCGAGGCGGCGCCGGAGGAGGCTCCTGCTGAAGAAGTTGTGGCCGAGGCAGAAGTGTCTGAAAGCACAGCGGAACCGGCCGAAACCGACGTGGAAGCGTTTTACACGTTCACGTGGGCCGGCAACCGACAGGGCGGCAACCGGAACGCCCGTCGTGGCGGCGGTCAGGGCGGTCATCGACGCGCAGACAACGCTGCCGGCGGTCCGCGTGGCAAGGGTGGCAAACCCAAAGGCAAAGGCGGACCGCGTCGCGACAAAGGCGCACAGAAATTCGAAGCGCGCCCGCCGAAGAAGGAAAAGGCCATCGACCCAGACAACCCCTTTGCCGCAGCGCTTATGGGGTTGAAGAACAAGGACTGA